The Culex quinquefasciatus strain JHB chromosome 2, VPISU_Cqui_1.0_pri_paternal, whole genome shotgun sequence genome contains the following window.
GCATCGTCATCGTCTTCTTGTGGTGTTTTCTGACAAAATAAAACCAGTTTAGATGAGGTTCTTTTAATTAAGGCTTTTAATCTCTCCCACATCTAGTTGGGAACAACCGACCTGCAGGAACTTTGATTCAATTACACTTGTTTGCGGGAGAACTTAAGTGAAGTGGAGTAGTTTTACAACTGGTTCAGCACATTCACTTTATTGTTTTACTTCTTTTTGCCTACGATATCCAACGTATCGGCGAAATTACCTCTACGGTTGTGTCCACAAGCTGCCACCAAAAGGTGGATGGCCGCATCCAGCGTTTTCCGGACGTCGTCTGGAGTTCCGATGGAGGGATTCACTTCTACAAGATCTACCGCCGCCAACCTGCCGGTGTTGTACGCCTCCTCCATGATGTAGATTCCTTCCCGAAGAGTGAGTCCACCTCGTACACTGGTCCCCGTGCTTGGAGCTTCCAGCACATCCAGCGAATCAATGTCATAGCTGACGTGCAGGCTCTTCTTCCCTTCCAGATCTACCCGCTCCAGCGCCATCCGCATGACCTCATGGATTCCGTACTGCTCCACCTCACGCATGCCGAACGCATGAATACCAAACTTTTCGATGATCAACCGTTCGTACGGATCAACCGATCGCAGCCCAATGTACACCATGTTCTTGATCGAGATGATCGGCTCCTGCCAGTCCATCCCCGGAATATACGGCCAGTAATCCGCCAACTCCTTCGCCAACAACGCCACCGGCATCCCATGGATATTCCCGGAAGGCGACGTCGAGTTCGTGTTCAAATCCGCATGGGCGTCCACCCAAATCACCGCCACATCACTGCAATGCTTCAAGTGCCCATCGATCGATCCGATCGCAATGGCATGATCACCTCCAAGCGTCAAACACAACCGTTCCTCGTTCAACACCTGCGTGACCCGCTCCGACAAAAACCGCGTGCAACTGGCCACGTGCTCCAGCTTCTTCATGTTCGCCGCCAACCGGCCCTGCAGGTTCAACGCCTCGTAACGAATGTCCCCATAATCCCGGATGTCCAACTTGTTCGAAATCTCCTGAATACTGTCGATCAACCCCGCCTCCCGGATCGCCTTCGGTCCCAACCCAACGCCCT
Protein-coding sequences here:
- the LOC6049529 gene encoding arginase, hepatic; the encoded protein is MLLLSKSSLVKLLVQRVGSANLSTVASLEKFKKINYEKIGIVGVPFEKGQRKKGVGLGPKAIREAGLIDSIQEISNKLDIRDYGDIRYEALNLQGRLAANMKKLEHVASCTRFLSERVTQVLNEERLCLTLGGDHAIAIGSIDGHLKHCSDVAVIWVDAHADLNTNSTSPSGNIHGMPVALLAKELADYWPYIPGMDWQEPIISIKNMVYIGLRSVDPYERLIIEKFGIHAFGMREVEQYGIHEVMRMALERVDLEGKKSLHVSYDIDSLDVLEAPSTGTSVRGGLTLREGIYIMEEAYNTGRLAAVDLVEVNPSIGTPDDVRKTLDAAIHLLVAACGHNRRGNFADTLDIVGKKK